Proteins encoded in a region of the Poecilia reticulata strain Guanapo linkage group LG14, Guppy_female_1.0+MT, whole genome shotgun sequence genome:
- the stag2a gene encoding cohesin subunit SA-2a has translation MIAAQDLHAEFQFPQETESQLSSDADLEDPDGRNATAGRGMGAKRGRKVLGDKAKGGGAGRVSGTGLMNGHHQENGSENMSLFEVVKIGRSATQSVVDEWIEAYKQDRDVALLELINFFIQCSGCKGAVSEEMFRHMQNSEIIRKMTEEFDEDSGDYPLTLSGPQWKRFRINFCDFIAVLVRQCQYSIIYDEYMMDTVISLLTGLSDSQVRAFRHTSTLAAMKLMTALVNVALNLSINMDNTQRQYEAERNKVIAKRANDRLELLLQKRKELQENQDDIENMMNAIFKGVFVHRYRDAIAEIRAICIEEIGVWMKLYSDAFLNDSYLKYVGWTMHDKQGEVRLKCLTALQGLFYSRELGSRLELFTSRFKDRIVSMTLDKEYDVAVQAIKLLTLILQSSDEVLTAEDCESVYHLVYSAHRPIAVSAGEFLFKKLFSHRGPEDEGLPRRGRQSLNGSLIKTTVFFFLESELHEHGAYLVDSLWECASELLKDWETMISLLLDEPMPGEEALTDRQETALVEIMLSAIRQACECHPPVGRGSGKRVLTAKEKKTQLDDRTRTTEMFAVALPLLLAKYCVDIDKVTSLLQIPKYFDLDIYTTGRLEKHMDALLRQIWEVVDKHTDTEVLEACSTTYHYLCNEEFTIFNRVDIARSQLLDELVDKFNRLLEDFLQEGEEPDEDDAYQVLSTLKKITAFHNAHDLSKWDLFTSNYSLLSTGLQNGDMPEQIVIHAMQCTHYIVLWHLAKVSEGSSIKGDLVTLRKQMRAFCLICQRYLSSINTAVKEQAFTILCDVLLIFSHQIMSSGREHLENLVYVPDSSLQAELLNFIVDQVFIDQDDDSNSTDGQQDDEASKIEALHKRRNLLAAYCKLIIYNVVEMNTGADIFKQYMRYYNDYGDIIKETMSKTRQIDKIQCAKTLILSLQTLFNEMMSELGFSFDRSSSAFCGIKELARRFSLTFGLDQLKTREAIAMLHKDGIEFAFKEPSPQGEGGPPLNLPFLDILSEFSSKLLRQDKRTVHLYLERFMTFQMALQRDDCWLPLISYRNSLQAGMDDDTMSVISGISSRGSVRSKKSKQSAVSKRKLPEEENSSSSFDGVWMNREQSVPTPVMMHSPHLTSTVLRDPKRMRPEDGYAATFSMPAEQHLHQALPPQPLPHHHHQAAMDYNTQVTWMLTQRQQAEARQHQERISMHYAKMRNHMQQAIRRGSGLMEDDEEPIVEDVMMSSEDRLEDINEGMDFNTMEIDLPASKNRRERNELKPDYFDPSSIMDDSVLNVSMF, from the exons AGAGACAGAATCTCAGTTGTCTTCAGATGCAGACCTTGAGGATCCTGATGGAAGAAATGCTACAGCGGGCAGAGGCATG GGAGCCAAGAGGGGGAGGAAGGTGCTGGGAGACAAGGCCAAAGGTGGGGGAGCAGGGAGGGTCTCTGGTACCGGCTTAATGAACGGCCATCATCAGGAGAACGGCTCGGAGAATATGAGCCTCTTCGAAGTGGTCAAAATAGGGAGGAGCGCAACACAG TCTGTTGTTGATGAATGGATTGAGGCCTACAAGCAAGACAGAGATGTGGCGCTTTTGGAGCTAATCAACTTCTTCATCCAGTGCTCGGGGTGTAAAG gtGCTGTGAGTGAAGAAATGTTCAGACATATGCAGAATTCTGAAATCATCAGGAAAATGACGGAGGAGTTTGATGAG GACAGCGGCGACTATCCTTTAACACTCTCAGGGCCACAGTGGAAAAGATTCCGGATAAATTTCTGCGACTTTATTGCCGTTCTCGTGCGCCAGTGCCAGTACAGCATCATATATGACGAGTACATGATGGACACGGTCATCTCTCTGCTCACTGGCCTGTCCGACTCGCAGGTCAGGGCATTTAGACACACAAGCACACTAGCAG CCATGAAGCTGATGACCGCCTTGGTGAACGTCGCTCTGAACCTGAGCATCAACATGGACAACACTCAGAGACAGTACGAGGCAGAAAGGAACAAAGTCATTGCAAAAAGGGCCAATGATAGGTTGGAGCTGTTGTTACAAAAGCGAAAAGAG ctcCAGGAAAATCAAGATGATATTGAAAACATGATGAATGCGATTTTCAAAGGAGTCTTTGTTCACAGATATCG TGATGCCATTGCTGAAATTCGAGCTATTTGTATTGAGGAGATTGGAGTGTGGATGAAGCTGTACAGTGATGCCTTCCTCAATGACAGCTACTTGAAGTATGTTGGCTGGACAATGCATGAcaag CAAGGTGAGGTGCGGCTGAAGTGCCTGACTGCCCTGCAGGGCTTGTTCTACAGCAGAGAGCTCGGCTCCCGCCTCGAACTCTTCACCAGTCGCTTTAAG GACCGCATTGTGTCCATGACTCTGGACAAAGAATACGACGTTGCAGTGCAAGCTATTAAGCTTCTGACGCTTATTTTACA GAGCAGCGATGAGGTTCTGACAGCAGAGGACTGTGAGAGTGTGTATCACCTGGTTTACTCAGCGCACCGACCCATCGCTGTTTCTGCAGGagaatttctgtttaaaaa GCTCTTCAGCCATCGAGGTCCAGAGGATGAAGGTCTACCGAGGAGGGGCAGACAGAGCCTCAACGGCAGCCTCATCAAGACGaccgtcttcttcttcttggagAGTGAG CTCCATGAACACGGGGCTTATTTGGTGGACAGCCTGTGGGAGTGTGCGTCAGAGCTGCTGAAGGACTGGGAAACCATGATTAGCTTGTTGCTGGACGAGCCCATGCCAGGAGAGGAGG cCCTCACTGATCGACAAGAGACGGCTCTGGTTGAGATCATGCTCTCTGCCATTCGACAGGCTTGTGAATGTCATCCTCCAGTAGGCAGAGGCTCAGGAAAGAGG GTCTTgactgcaaaagaaaagaaaactcagcTGGACGATCGGACACGAACCACAGAGATGTTTGCGGTTGCACTACCTCTGTTATTAGCAAAG TACTGTGTGGACATCGATAAGGTGACCAGCTTACTCCAAATACCAAAATACTTCGATCTTGACATCTACACCACCGGCCGGTTAGAAAAG CATATGGATGCCTTGCTGCGCCAAATTTGGGAGGTTGTGgataaacacacagacactgaAGTGCTGGAGGCCTGCTCTACAACCTACCACTATCTGTGCAACGAGGAGTTCACCATCTTCAACCGCGTGGATATCGCCCGCTCACAGCTTCTAGATGAGCTGGTAGACAAATTCAACAGACTTCTGGAGGACTTCCTGCAAGAG GGGGAAGAACCAGATGAGGATGATGCCTACCAAGTTCTATCAACACTTAAGAAGATCACTGCttttcacaa TGCACACGATCTTTCCAAGTGGGATCTGTTCACCAGCAACTACAGCCTCCTCAGCACAGGTCTGCAGAACGGAGACATGCCTGAGCAG ATTGTGATTCATGCAATGCAGTGCACACATTACATAGTCTTGTGGCACCTGGCTAAAGTTTCAGAAGGCAGTTCAATAAAG GGTGATTTAGTGACTCTGAGAAAACAGATGAGAGCTTTCTGCTTAATATGCCAGCGTTACCTGAGCAGCATCAACACGGCCGTTAAAGAGCAG GCTTTCACAATACTGTGTGACGTGTTGCTGATCTTCAGTCACCAAATCATGTCGTCAGGCCGGGAACATCTGGAGAATCTGGTCTACGTGCCAGACTCCTCCCTGCAAGCGGAGCTGCTCAACTTCATCGTGGATCAAGTTTTTATCGACCAGGATGACGACAGCAACAGCACAG atGGACAACAAGATGATGAGGCCAGTAAAATCGAGGCTCTGCACAAACGGAGAAACCTTCTTGCAGCCTATTGCAAATTAATCATATACAACGTTGTTGAAATGAATACTGGAGCCGATATATTCAAGCAGTACATGAGA TATTACAATGACTATGGTGATATCATCAAAGAAACGATGagtaaaacaagacaaatcGACAAAATCCAGTGTGCAAAGACGCTCATATTGAGCCTGCAAACG TTATTCAACGAGATGATGTCTGAGCTCGGCTTCAGCTTTGACCGCTCGTCGTCGGCTTTCTGTGGAATCAAAGAACTGGCTCGACGTTTCTCGCTAACCTTTGGTTTGGATCAGTTGAAGACAAGAGAGGCCATTGCAATGTTACATAA GGACGGCATTGAGTTTGCATTTAAAGAACCCAGTCCTCAAGGAGAAGGGGGTCCGCCACTTAATCTGCCATTTCTGGACATCCTGAGTGAGTTCTCAAGCAAACTCCTTCGACAAGACAAGAGGACAGT TCACCTGTACCTGGAGCGATTTATGACGTTTCAAATGGCCCTTCAGAGAGACGACTGCTGGCTGCCCCTCATCTCGTACAGGAACTCACTGCAGGCCGGGATGGACGACGACACCATGTCTGTCATCAGTGGGATCAGCAGTCGGGGGTCCGTTCGAAGCAAGAAGTCCAAACAGTCCGCTgtaagcaaaagaaaactgcCTGAAG aagagaacagcagcagcagttttgaCGGAGTCTGGATGAATCGTGAGCAGAGTGTGCCCACGCCGGTCATGATGCACTCGCCCCACCTCACTTCCACTGTGCTGAGGGATCCAAAGAGGATGAGGCCGGAGGACGGCTACGCCGCCACGTTCTCCATGCCAGCAGAGCAGCACCTTCATCAAGCGCTTCCTCCTCAACCGCTGCCTCATCACCATCACCAGGCTGCCATGGATTACAA CACCCAGGTTACCTGGATGTTGACGCAGAGGCAACAGGCTGAAGCCCGTCAGCACCAGGAGCGGATCAGCATGCACTACGCTAAGATGAGGAACCACATGCAGCAAGCAAT TCGCCGAGGATCCGGATTAATGGAGGATGACGAGGAACCAATCGTGGAGGacgtgatgatgtcatcagaggATCGCTTGGAAGATATCAATGAGGGCATGGATTTTAATACGATGGAGATCGATTTg CCTGCATCTAAGAATcgaagagaaagaaatgaactAAAGCCAGATTACTTTGATCCGTCTTCCATTATGGATGATTCG GTTCTTAATGTTTCAATGTTCTAA